A stretch of Candidatus Sphingomonas phytovorans DNA encodes these proteins:
- a CDS encoding TonB-dependent receptor, whose translation MSDNSHNGGVATRGRIGLSLKGGVSTLALCVVSMASPVWAEIAPKAAEGAQSASGQAMSDVVTQDEADIVVTGIRQSLKTAQALKQNAEIVSDSISSEDIGALPDRSVTEALQRVPGVAISRFAAGVDPDHFSVEGSGVVVRGLTYTRSELNGRDTFTANNGRGLSFADVPSELLAGVDVFKSPSADMVEGGIAGTVNLRTRVPFDSKGLVVAGAVEVNYGDLIHKSAPTVSLLASNRWNTGIGEVGLLASFVRSQLVSRSDGLQISNYGQRTLASDGTYYAPNAINPATNKPYTGRTVFVPRGAAMRSTETERTRYGYSAAAQWRSNDESMSATFQFLRSDSREKWTEHAIEIATDNVTSNGDAQPFPGTSFSFDDQGVFTSGTITAPNGYRADQGGDLRTPINGLQSNNIVRAVDQRYLTDDYGANFKWKVTDRLGVSLDYQHTKSRVTNTDFGIWASTFQNVDIRMNGDKPAYVNFLPLANAGATNYMNAQHPSYVDPYNSFYRSAMDHIEDSDGNEDAARIDLDYSFPEDSWLSSIRAGYRFADRENNARFSSYNWGVLSEIWGGGGPVWMDDPVNGNPATPGGSPGPSEAYSFPNFFRGSVNLPSGPGRLFVPQDLIRNYQAAGNAALAIGDEWRPRLANTPPCPQNWVPLAQRCDTVAGTPFLPGEINPVHERNNALYGLIRFGNPIGDGGMKLSGNVGLRYTATTREAQGNFSFPRRTFTCDPPQNEQPQTKFCALGPAVVANANAFQNGALTPVSTSLKYHYFLPSLNLKLEAGGGLQFRAAFNQGIAPPDFGLTRAFYNVVLDTLDTTITNNGAPVALFNVGNPYLKPIRSNNYDLTAEWYFSSVGQLTVSLFKKDLYGVIANGTDRLKFTNNGASFDAIVTTPFNSPETGRVKGLEVGYQQTFTFLPGFLRGLGFSGNFTYVESKGVSQSTLSATDPDVAAGRIANVDTSKLPLQGLSKYTVNIAPFYQAGGLELRAAYSWRSRYLLTVRDVIVPFAPVFNEATGQLDASAFYSVTPNIKMGFQGVNLLNSTLRTTQVINNDLLRRPRSWFMNDRRIVFSIRAKFGS comes from the coding sequence ATGAGTGATAACTCGCACAACGGTGGAGTCGCGACTCGCGGACGAATCGGCCTTTCATTGAAGGGGGGCGTCTCGACGCTTGCCCTATGCGTCGTCTCGATGGCGTCGCCAGTCTGGGCGGAGATTGCCCCGAAAGCCGCGGAGGGGGCTCAGTCGGCATCAGGCCAGGCAATGTCGGACGTGGTGACTCAGGATGAGGCGGATATCGTCGTCACTGGTATCCGGCAGAGCCTCAAGACCGCGCAGGCACTGAAGCAGAATGCCGAGATCGTCAGCGACTCCATCTCGTCGGAAGATATCGGCGCGCTGCCGGACCGGTCCGTTACCGAGGCGCTGCAGCGTGTGCCGGGCGTGGCGATCAGTCGCTTTGCCGCGGGCGTCGACCCGGATCACTTCTCGGTCGAGGGTTCCGGCGTCGTCGTGCGCGGGCTGACCTATACCCGGTCGGAGCTCAACGGGCGCGACACCTTCACCGCCAATAACGGCCGCGGCCTCAGCTTCGCCGACGTTCCATCAGAACTTCTGGCGGGCGTCGATGTCTTCAAGAGCCCCAGCGCCGACATGGTCGAGGGCGGCATCGCAGGCACCGTCAACCTTCGTACGCGCGTTCCCTTCGATTCAAAGGGGCTTGTCGTCGCCGGTGCCGTCGAAGTGAACTATGGCGATCTGATCCACAAATCCGCGCCCACGGTCTCGCTGCTGGCGAGCAATCGCTGGAACACCGGGATTGGCGAGGTGGGTCTGCTGGCCAGCTTCGTGCGATCGCAGCTTGTGTCCCGTTCCGACGGCCTGCAGATTTCCAACTATGGCCAGCGGACGCTGGCTTCCGACGGCACCTATTATGCGCCTAACGCCATCAATCCCGCCACGAACAAGCCCTATACGGGCCGTACCGTCTTCGTCCCGCGCGGCGCCGCGATGCGCAGCACCGAAACCGAGCGTACGCGCTACGGTTACTCCGCGGCGGCGCAGTGGCGCAGCAATGATGAATCCATGTCCGCCACCTTTCAGTTCCTCCGGTCGGATTCGCGGGAGAAATGGACTGAGCACGCGATCGAGATCGCCACGGACAATGTGACGAGCAACGGGGACGCTCAGCCATTTCCCGGCACCAGCTTTTCCTTCGATGACCAGGGTGTGTTCACCAGCGGCACCATCACCGCGCCGAACGGCTATCGCGCCGACCAGGGGGGCGATCTTCGCACGCCGATCAACGGGCTGCAGAGCAACAATATCGTACGCGCGGTGGACCAGCGATATCTGACCGACGATTATGGCGCGAATTTCAAGTGGAAGGTCACTGACCGGCTTGGGGTGAGCCTGGATTACCAGCACACCAAATCCCGCGTCACCAATACGGATTTCGGTATCTGGGCCTCAACGTTCCAGAACGTCGATATCAGGATGAACGGCGACAAGCCGGCCTATGTGAATTTCCTGCCGCTCGCCAATGCCGGGGCGACCAATTACATGAACGCCCAGCATCCGAGCTATGTCGATCCGTATAACAGCTTCTACCGGTCGGCGATGGACCATATCGAGGATAGCGACGGCAATGAGGATGCCGCGCGGATCGACCTGGACTATTCCTTCCCCGAGGACAGCTGGCTGAGCTCGATCCGGGCCGGTTATCGGTTTGCCGACCGCGAGAACAATGCGCGTTTCTCGAGCTATAACTGGGGTGTGCTCAGCGAGATCTGGGGCGGCGGCGGTCCGGTGTGGATGGACGATCCCGTCAATGGCAACCCGGCGACGCCGGGTGGCTCGCCGGGGCCGAGCGAAGCCTATTCCTTTCCGAATTTCTTCCGCGGCAGCGTCAACCTGCCCAGCGGTCCCGGGCGGTTGTTCGTCCCCCAGGACCTGATCCGGAATTACCAGGCGGCGGGCAATGCGGCGCTTGCGATCGGCGATGAGTGGCGTCCCAGGCTGGCGAACACGCCCCCCTGTCCGCAGAACTGGGTACCGCTGGCGCAACGCTGCGACACCGTGGCCGGCACGCCCTTCCTGCCCGGCGAGATCAACCCCGTGCATGAGCGAAACAATGCGCTTTACGGGTTGATCCGCTTCGGCAACCCGATCGGCGACGGTGGGATGAAGCTGAGCGGAAATGTCGGCCTGCGCTATACGGCGACGACACGCGAGGCGCAGGGGAATTTCTCGTTCCCGAGACGAACCTTCACCTGCGATCCACCTCAGAACGAGCAACCGCAGACGAAGTTCTGTGCGCTCGGCCCGGCCGTCGTCGCCAACGCCAATGCGTTCCAGAACGGTGCATTGACCCCGGTTTCGACGTCGCTGAAATATCACTATTTCCTCCCCAGCCTGAACCTCAAGCTTGAGGCAGGCGGCGGGCTTCAGTTCCGCGCCGCATTCAATCAGGGTATCGCGCCACCGGATTTCGGCCTGACGCGCGCCTTCTACAATGTCGTCCTCGATACGCTCGACACGACCATCACCAACAACGGGGCGCCGGTCGCCCTGTTCAATGTCGGCAATCCGTATCTCAAGCCAATCCGATCCAATAACTACGACCTGACGGCGGAATGGTATTTCTCGAGCGTGGGACAGCTCACCGTCTCCCTGTTCAAGAAGGATCTGTACGGTGTCATCGCCAATGGCACGGATCGCCTGAAGTTTACGAACAACGGTGCGAGCTTCGATGCGATTGTCACCACGCCGTTCAACTCGCCGGAGACGGGCCGGGTGAAGGGCCTGGAGGTCGGTTACCAGCAGACGTTCACTTTCCTGCCAGGGTTCCTGCGTGGCCTCGGGTTCAGCGGCAATTTCACCTATGTGGAATCCAAGGGGGTGAGCCAGAGCACGCTCTCCGCCACTGATCCGGACGTCGCGGCCGGCCGCATCGCCAATGTGGATACGAGCAAGCTGCCGCTTCAGGGCTTGTCGAAATACACCGTGAACATCGCGCCCTTCTATCAGGCGGGCGGGCTTGAGCTTCGGGCGGCCTATTCGTGGCGTTCACGGTATCTGCTGACCGTGCGCGACGTGATCGTGCCTTTCGCGCCAGTGTTCAACGAGGCGACCGGCCAACTCGACGCTTCGGCGTTCTACAGTGTCACGCCCAACATCAAGATGGGCTTCCAGGGCGTGAACCTGCTTAATTCGACGCTGCGGACGACACAGGTGATCAATAACGATCTTCTGCGCCGGCCAAGATCCTGGTTCATGAACGATCGCCGGATCGTCTTTTCGATACGCGCCAAGTTCGGCAGCTAG
- a CDS encoding tryptophan 7-halogenase → MIELETARTAADGRLRRIVVVGGGTSGWMTAASLGWALSTLPIEIVLVESEEIGTVGVGEATVPHIRFFNQRLGIDEADFMRRTNATFKLGIEFRDWARIGDSYIHPFGDFGRDVAGLPFHQHWLRLVRAGRIVPALEAFSLPILAARANRFAPPSPDPSAIESTFSYAYQFDAGLYAAYLRSYAEQRGVRRVEGKIGPVGQHGETGFVHSVTLESGEEVTGDLFVDCSGFRGLLIEGALKAGYESWSHWLPCDAALAVPSAHGGPLTPYTSATARDAGWQWRIPLQHRVGNGHVFSTAFTDIDSARDILMSNLEGEALAEPRLLRFATGKRRSQWLGNVVAIGLAAGFLEPLESTSIHLIQLAITKLIDLLPLDGWDPLDAAEFNRSMAVEYERVRDFLILHYCATERTDTAFWNHCRTMSLPESLVYKMAAFRERGVVVKYREGMFLEPSWLAVYYGQRVEPGRINPLVEALPIDEVASRAEAMASAFRAAAEAMPDHADYLHNLCGQTGAVRA, encoded by the coding sequence ATGATAGAGCTGGAGACGGCAAGAACCGCCGCGGACGGGCGACTTCGTCGTATTGTCGTCGTCGGCGGCGGAACCTCTGGCTGGATGACCGCGGCGTCGCTGGGCTGGGCGCTTTCAACGCTCCCGATCGAGATCGTGCTGGTCGAGTCGGAAGAGATCGGAACGGTCGGCGTCGGCGAGGCCACCGTGCCGCACATCCGCTTTTTCAATCAGCGGCTCGGCATCGATGAGGCCGATTTCATGCGGCGCACCAACGCGACCTTCAAGCTCGGTATCGAATTCCGCGACTGGGCACGGATCGGCGACAGCTATATCCATCCGTTCGGCGATTTCGGCCGGGACGTTGCCGGTCTCCCGTTCCACCAGCATTGGCTCCGCCTGGTGCGCGCGGGCCGTATCGTGCCCGCACTGGAGGCATTTTCCCTGCCGATCCTGGCAGCGCGCGCCAACAGGTTCGCTCCACCCTCCCCCGACCCGTCGGCGATCGAATCCACCTTCTCCTACGCTTATCAATTCGATGCCGGCCTCTACGCCGCCTATCTTCGCAGCTACGCCGAGCAACGCGGCGTCCGGCGGGTCGAGGGCAAGATAGGGCCTGTCGGCCAGCACGGCGAAACAGGCTTCGTCCACTCGGTGACGCTCGAAAGCGGCGAAGAGGTCACCGGGGATCTGTTCGTCGACTGCTCCGGGTTTCGCGGGCTGCTGATCGAAGGGGCGCTCAAGGCCGGCTATGAAAGCTGGTCCCACTGGCTGCCTTGCGACGCAGCGCTCGCCGTACCCAGCGCGCATGGCGGCCCCCTGACCCCCTATACAAGCGCGACGGCTCGCGATGCCGGCTGGCAATGGCGCATCCCGCTCCAGCACCGCGTCGGCAACGGGCATGTCTTCAGTACCGCCTTCACGGATATCGATTCGGCACGCGATATCCTCATGTCCAATCTCGAGGGCGAGGCACTCGCCGAACCAAGGTTGCTGCGGTTCGCCACTGGCAAGCGCAGGAGCCAGTGGCTCGGCAACGTCGTCGCGATCGGCCTTGCCGCCGGCTTCCTCGAGCCGCTCGAATCTACCAGCATCCACCTGATCCAGCTCGCGATCACCAAGCTGATCGACCTGCTGCCGCTCGACGGCTGGGATCCGCTCGACGCCGCCGAGTTCAACCGGTCGATGGCGGTTGAGTATGAACGCGTCCGCGACTTCCTGATCCTGCACTATTGCGCGACCGAGCGGACTGACACCGCGTTCTGGAACCATTGCCGCACGATGAGCCTGCCTGAGTCACTCGTCTACAAGATGGCGGCGTTCCGCGAACGCGGTGTCGTGGTCAAATATCGCGAGGGCATGTTCCTCGAACCAAGCTGGCTCGCGGTCTATTACGGCCAGCGGGTCGAACCTGGGCGGATCAACCCGCTGGTCGAAGCGCTGCCGATCGACGAGGTCGCGTCCCGCGCCGAAGCGATGGCCAGCGCCTTCCGTGCGGCAGCCGAGGCGATGCCCGATCACGCAGACTATCTCCACAATCTATGCGGTCAGACCGGGGCGGTGCGCGCATGA
- a CDS encoding tryptophan 7-halogenase, translating to MSGNDIRTVAILGGTVAGWMAAAALARRLPHHRYRIMVVQTDRDGDGLGDFGATLTALPSIAPFHESIGIDENLLLRATRGSFALGVAFSGWAASETTHFLPFGAVGAPLGPVAFHQLLTRLRREGRAVRAADYSIAAIAAQASRFARPSTDGHGVLSHYAYGLHLDTSAYLRAMRTTAEAHGAHVAAALFRRAIMDASGGIAALELENGDSLPALLFVDATGTDARLCGEALGVGFQSWRQWLPCDHATARRIFDQSDPSPFGHVEAQSAGWQNGTPLVGEAGRLLCWSSAFGNAPSCAGSNEPVHGMAFENGRRITPWHRNCVAIGAAACVLEPLHPVGLHLVQSALARLVALFPDTAEAPVEAAEYNRMTINEMESARDFLIAQYVTNGRVGEPFWDAVRSIASPDRLFYKLALFAGGGRMPMYDDEVFEEADWIALLDAQGVRPRRHDALAGIVPIERIEQHLTRLREAIIAGVKTMPSHAEYLRRAHAAPPRGAAA from the coding sequence ATGAGCGGGAACGACATACGCACCGTCGCGATCCTCGGCGGCACTGTCGCCGGCTGGATGGCAGCCGCGGCGCTCGCCCGGCGGCTGCCGCACCATCGCTACCGGATCATGGTGGTCCAGACCGACCGCGACGGTGACGGCCTGGGCGATTTCGGCGCGACACTGACGGCACTGCCATCAATCGCGCCCTTTCATGAATCCATCGGCATCGACGAGAACCTGCTGCTACGCGCGACGCGGGGCAGCTTTGCGTTGGGCGTCGCCTTCTCCGGCTGGGCCGCAAGCGAAACTACCCATTTCCTGCCGTTCGGCGCGGTCGGCGCCCCGCTCGGACCGGTTGCCTTCCATCAGTTGCTGACGCGCCTGCGCCGGGAAGGCCGCGCGGTCAGGGCCGCTGACTATTCGATCGCCGCCATCGCCGCCCAGGCAAGCCGCTTCGCCCGTCCTTCCACCGACGGGCATGGCGTGCTCTCACACTATGCCTATGGCCTGCATCTCGACACGTCGGCCTATCTCAGAGCGATGCGGACGACCGCCGAGGCGCATGGCGCCCACGTTGCGGCCGCCCTTTTCCGCCGCGCCATCATGGACGCCTCGGGCGGGATCGCCGCGCTGGAACTCGAGAATGGCGATTCCCTTCCGGCCCTGCTGTTCGTCGATGCCACCGGCACCGATGCGCGCCTGTGCGGCGAGGCGCTGGGAGTGGGTTTCCAGAGCTGGCGACAATGGTTGCCTTGCGACCACGCCACCGCCAGGCGCATCTTCGATCAGTCCGATCCGTCGCCATTCGGTCATGTCGAGGCGCAGTCGGCCGGCTGGCAGAACGGCACCCCTTTGGTTGGAGAGGCCGGCCGGTTGCTCTGCTGGAGCAGTGCATTCGGCAATGCGCCGTCCTGCGCCGGGAGCAATGAACCGGTCCACGGAATGGCCTTCGAAAACGGTCGGCGTATCACACCCTGGCACCGCAACTGTGTCGCGATCGGCGCCGCCGCATGCGTGCTTGAGCCCTTGCACCCGGTCGGGCTCCATCTCGTCCAGAGCGCGCTCGCCCGGCTCGTCGCCCTTTTCCCCGATACAGCCGAGGCACCGGTGGAAGCGGCCGAATATAACCGGATGACCATCAACGAGATGGAAAGCGCCCGCGACTTCCTGATCGCCCAATATGTCACGAATGGACGCGTCGGCGAGCCCTTCTGGGATGCGGTCCGGTCCATCGCCTCTCCCGATCGCCTGTTCTACAAGCTCGCCTTGTTCGCGGGCGGAGGGCGCATGCCGATGTACGATGACGAGGTGTTCGAGGAAGCCGACTGGATCGCGTTGCTCGACGCGCAGGGAGTACGGCCGCGTCGCCACGACGCACTGGCCGGCATCGTGCCGATCGAACGGATCGAGCAGCATCTTACCCGGCTGCGCGAGGCGATCATCGCCGGCGTGAAGACCATGCCATCGCATGCCGAGTATCTCAGGCGCGCCCATGCGGCGCCCCCGCGCGGTGCCGCCGCATGA
- a CDS encoding tryptophan 7-halogenase codes for MSAPVPVRSVVIVGGGTAGWMAATALSRLIRTGVSVTLVESDAIATVGVGEATIPPIRNFNGLLGIDENDFLAKTSGSIKLGIDFVDWTREGHRYTHPFGEFGFDIEGVKFHHFWRKLYTAGQASWIEDYNLCATAQKLGRFTLPVADPASVLSRLTYAYHFDASLYALYLRAYAEARGVVRIEGKVEDVMLRSIDGHVEAIRLEGDRRIEGELFVDCTGFRGLLIEGVLQTGFESWKQWLQCDRAVAVPSASPGRAITPFTQSTARRAGWQWRIPLQHRVGNGYVYCSTDISDDEAAAALLANLDGEPLRDPMLIRFEAGRRKLAWNRNVVALGLASGFVEPLESTSIHMIQTGVSKLMALFPDRGFSPVERDEYNRQTQVQMEQIRDFVILHYHANERTEGDLWRRVRDMAVPETLARKLDLFRNRGRFFRYDDELFADSSWIAVLLGQNVMPAGWDPLADAVAPALVRQRLDRIREVFRRAAEAMPRHEDWVARNCPALGIPVARRTA; via the coding sequence ATGAGCGCGCCGGTGCCGGTCCGCAGTGTTGTCATCGTCGGCGGTGGCACTGCCGGCTGGATGGCGGCGACGGCCCTCTCCCGCCTCATCCGCACCGGGGTATCGGTGACGCTGGTCGAATCCGACGCAATCGCCACGGTTGGGGTCGGCGAGGCGACGATCCCGCCGATCCGCAACTTCAACGGACTGCTCGGGATCGACGAGAATGACTTCCTCGCGAAGACCAGCGGCTCGATCAAACTCGGCATCGACTTCGTCGACTGGACGCGCGAAGGGCATCGCTACACGCACCCCTTTGGCGAATTCGGCTTCGATATCGAGGGTGTGAAGTTCCATCATTTCTGGCGCAAGCTCTACACGGCGGGCCAGGCGAGCTGGATCGAGGACTATAATCTCTGCGCCACCGCGCAGAAGCTCGGCCGCTTCACCCTGCCAGTCGCCGATCCGGCCTCGGTGCTCTCGCGGCTGACCTATGCCTATCATTTCGACGCATCGCTCTATGCCCTTTATCTGCGCGCCTATGCCGAAGCGCGAGGCGTGGTACGGATCGAGGGCAAGGTCGAGGACGTCATGCTGCGGAGCATCGACGGGCATGTCGAAGCAATCCGGCTTGAAGGCGACCGCCGAATCGAGGGCGAATTGTTCGTCGACTGCACCGGTTTTCGCGGGTTGCTGATCGAAGGCGTACTGCAGACCGGGTTCGAATCCTGGAAGCAGTGGCTGCAATGCGACCGGGCGGTCGCGGTGCCTTCGGCGAGCCCGGGCCGCGCGATCACGCCTTTCACTCAATCGACCGCGCGTCGCGCCGGCTGGCAATGGCGCATCCCGCTTCAACACCGCGTCGGCAACGGTTATGTCTATTGCAGCACGGATATCAGCGACGACGAGGCAGCCGCCGCTTTGCTCGCCAACCTTGACGGCGAGCCCCTGCGCGATCCGATGCTGATCCGGTTCGAGGCCGGCCGGCGCAAGCTGGCATGGAATCGCAACGTGGTCGCGCTCGGCCTTGCCTCCGGCTTTGTCGAGCCGCTGGAATCGACCAGCATCCACATGATCCAGACTGGCGTGTCGAAGCTGATGGCGCTGTTCCCCGACCGCGGCTTCTCGCCCGTCGAGCGTGACGAATATAATCGCCAGACCCAGGTCCAGATGGAGCAGATCCGCGACTTCGTGATCCTGCACTACCACGCCAACGAGCGCACCGAGGGCGACCTGTGGCGCCGCGTGCGCGACATGGCAGTCCCCGAGACGCTTGCGCGAAAACTCGATCTGTTCCGCAATCGCGGGCGCTTCTTCCGGTACGACGACGAACTGTTCGCGGATTCGAGCTGGATCGCGGTCCTGCTTGGCCAGAACGTCATGCCCGCCGGCTGGGACCCGCTGGCCGACGCGGTCGCCCCGGCGCTGGTGCGCCAGCGGCTCGACCGGATCCGCGAAGTATTCCGTCGCGCCGCCGAGGCGATGCCACGCCATGAGGACTGGGTTGCCCGCAACTGTCCTGCGTTGGGGATTCCTGTTGCAAGAAGGACCGCGTGA
- a CDS encoding LytTR family DNA-binding domain-containing protein yields the protein MTRTPSSASPGPDAGPRDAPSNFRWTTIAVGERLRGYRAAFALIVAGLAALMGAVLTPGPAPAALAPRLDWFSCPASDRCRPVDVSTLSLAGKMSVLKAVYSGVRRRSDMPLAVHITAMASAEVRWNGVLIGRNGMVGESRALETPGQFDAVVLIPPELVRPGPNIVAIRLSAQHLWAPVARPIHHLSVGPFEGADRTIVIHYLPTLIVIGLLLFAFVANLLLWLIRRRRGGGTAIFLILAGTIVLQAAIETSKLALAYPYPWQLARLAALAGLATLAGLLVTAAALSLVRGWRTRVAILAMVMLGLAGACLLLPWWDAKAVWAFRAGMSGALVSAAAGTVRGAAHARRVALGCIVALALSGSPEFLDFTYYLIFVVLFAWQIPLAVRALRPTENITLVAPASPQREDLIVIPNGSSQQRVALRDILHVQADDDYSVIHLVDGRELLATINLATILRLAPGSFLRVHRSHAVNQEKIAVLHRAGRTGRTIELAGGTRLPIGRTYWKGIVALLGTNEVSTG from the coding sequence ATGACGCGGACCCCTTCATCAGCGAGCCCCGGGCCTGACGCCGGACCGCGCGACGCACCAAGCAACTTTCGGTGGACGACCATCGCAGTCGGTGAACGTCTGCGCGGGTATCGCGCTGCCTTCGCCCTCATCGTCGCCGGCCTGGCCGCGCTGATGGGAGCAGTGCTGACTCCGGGACCGGCGCCGGCCGCGTTGGCGCCGCGGCTCGACTGGTTCTCCTGTCCGGCCTCCGACCGGTGCCGGCCGGTCGACGTCTCCACGCTTTCCCTGGCCGGGAAAATGAGCGTGCTGAAGGCCGTCTATTCGGGCGTTCGCCGACGATCCGACATGCCGCTTGCCGTCCACATCACGGCGATGGCGAGTGCCGAGGTGCGCTGGAACGGCGTGCTGATCGGCCGCAATGGCATGGTGGGTGAGAGCCGGGCGCTTGAAACGCCGGGCCAGTTCGATGCCGTTGTCCTGATACCGCCGGAACTGGTGCGCCCTGGCCCGAACATCGTCGCGATCCGTTTGTCCGCGCAGCATCTCTGGGCACCGGTGGCAAGGCCGATCCATCACCTGTCGGTCGGGCCGTTCGAGGGCGCGGACAGGACCATCGTGATCCATTATCTGCCGACGCTGATCGTCATAGGACTGCTCCTCTTCGCGTTTGTCGCGAACCTGTTGCTCTGGCTGATCAGGCGCCGGCGTGGCGGCGGCACGGCGATCTTCCTGATTCTGGCCGGCACGATAGTGCTGCAGGCGGCGATCGAGACCAGCAAGCTCGCACTCGCCTATCCCTATCCCTGGCAACTCGCGCGGCTGGCTGCGCTGGCCGGATTGGCGACGCTGGCCGGCCTGCTCGTGACCGCCGCCGCGCTTTCCCTCGTGCGCGGGTGGCGGACCCGTGTCGCGATCCTCGCGATGGTGATGCTGGGGCTGGCGGGCGCCTGCCTGCTCCTGCCATGGTGGGATGCAAAAGCGGTATGGGCGTTTCGCGCCGGCATGTCGGGAGCGCTGGTCTCGGCTGCCGCGGGTACGGTGCGCGGGGCGGCGCATGCGCGTCGGGTGGCACTTGGCTGCATCGTCGCACTGGCCCTTTCGGGAAGCCCGGAATTCCTCGATTTCACTTACTACCTTATCTTTGTCGTGCTGTTCGCGTGGCAGATTCCGTTGGCTGTCCGGGCGCTGCGCCCCACCGAAAACATTACACTCGTCGCGCCGGCGTCTCCTCAGCGCGAAGACCTTATCGTCATTCCCAATGGGAGCTCGCAGCAACGCGTGGCGCTCCGCGACATCCTTCATGTGCAGGCGGACGACGATTACAGCGTCATCCATCTTGTCGATGGGCGGGAGTTGCTGGCGACGATCAATCTCGCGACGATCCTGCGCCTGGCGCCGGGCAGTTTCCTCCGTGTCCATCGCAGCCACGCAGTCAACCAAGAGAAGATCGCGGTGCTCCACCGGGCCGGAAGAACCGGCCGGACCATCGAACTTGCCGGCGGCACGCGTCTCCCGATCGGACGTACCTACTGGAAGGGCATTGTCGCTCTGTTAGGGACGAACGAGGTGTCCACGGGGTAA
- a CDS encoding serine hydrolase: MTSGFTRRTMLAGGSALLASRAMAGFAPRALDMPEPARSIIDAMVRDHGFQGVVLLGRGGTPRFSHAVGSADIARGTTMTVATPFRIASVSKRLTSVAVMRLIERNQLALDAPITSYLPDYRADTGARVTLRRLLCNSSGVPNLFLPALRADSLLVAAEMPVSEAIRRFSSGDLAFEPGARFDYAMTNWFIVLGIIEAVTGMTYDAAMRVLVTGPLGLTATTLDQSPRTARSYRSVSPTVEWIDSCPAYRAAGGGYFSTALDLLHFAHRVYDTGFLSPASRSALTRVEIASDSYALGGRIRQVPIDGKTVVAAWETGNIAGYRSVLGHRLDGQGSVVILNNTAISQRAMDEFAEALLRLRV, encoded by the coding sequence GTGACGTCAGGATTCACCCGCCGGACCATGCTTGCCGGCGGGAGCGCCCTGCTGGCGAGCCGGGCGATGGCCGGATTCGCCCCGCGAGCCCTCGACATGCCGGAACCGGCGAGATCGATCATCGACGCAATGGTTCGCGATCACGGCTTTCAGGGTGTCGTCCTGCTAGGCCGGGGCGGAACTCCACGATTCTCCCACGCGGTCGGATCGGCCGATATCGCTCGCGGCACGACGATGACGGTCGCCACGCCGTTTCGGATCGCCTCCGTCTCCAAACGGCTGACGTCCGTGGCGGTCATGCGGCTCATCGAACGCAACCAGCTGGCTCTCGATGCACCAATCACCAGCTATCTGCCCGATTACCGCGCCGACACCGGTGCACGCGTGACCTTGCGCCGCCTCCTCTGCAACAGCAGCGGCGTGCCGAACCTCTTCCTTCCGGCGCTCCGCGCGGACTCGTTACTCGTGGCGGCCGAGATGCCAGTCTCCGAGGCAATCCGACGCTTCTCCTCAGGAGACCTTGCTTTCGAACCAGGGGCTCGGTTCGACTATGCAATGACCAACTGGTTCATCGTGCTCGGCATCATCGAAGCAGTGACCGGCATGACCTATGACGCCGCAATGCGTGTTCTCGTGACGGGGCCGCTTGGACTGACGGCAACCACGCTGGATCAGTCGCCCCGCACTGCCAGATCCTATCGCAGTGTTTCGCCTACCGTCGAATGGATCGACAGTTGCCCCGCCTACCGGGCGGCAGGCGGCGGCTATTTCAGCACGGCGCTCGACCTGCTCCATTTCGCCCACCGGGTCTATGATACAGGCTTCCTCTCGCCCGCATCCCGCTCGGCGCTGACCAGGGTGGAAATCGCCAGCGATTCCTACGCACTCGGCGGCCGCATCCGCCAGGTGCCGATCGACGGCAAAACTGTCGTCGCCGCATGGGAAACCGGCAATATCGCCGGGTATCGGTCAGTTCTCGGGCACCGGCTCGATGGACAGGGTTCAGTTGTGATCCTCAACAACACGGCGATATCGCAAAGGGCGATGGACGAATTCGCCGAAGCCCTGTTGCGGCTCCGGGTCTAA